Proteins encoded in a region of the Pseudomonas shahriarae genome:
- the lon gene encoding endopeptidase La, whose translation MSDQQEFPDIDLNDYADPENAETPSSNTGLALPGQNLPDKVYIIPIHNRPFFPAQVLPVIVNEEPWAETLELVSKSDHHSLALFFMDTPPEDPRHFDTSALPLYGTLVKVHHASRENGKLQFVAQGLTRVRIKTWLKHHRPPYLVEVEYPHQPSEPTDEVKAYGMALINAIKELLPLNPLYSEELKNYLNRFSPNDPSPLTDFAAALTSATGNELQEVLDCVPMLKRMEKVLPMLRKEVEVARLQKEISAEVNRKIGEHQREFFLKEQLKVIQQELGLTKDDRSADVEQFEQRLEGKVLPAQAQKRIDEELNKLSILETGSPEYAVTRNYLDWATSVPWGVYGEDKLDLKHARKVLDKHHAGLDDIKSRILEFLAVGAYKGEVAGSIVLLVGPPGVGKTSVGKSIAESLGRPFYRFSVGGMRDEAEIKGHRRTYIGALPGKLVQALKDVEVMNPVIMLDEIDKMGQSYQGDPASALLETLDPEQNVEFLDHYLDLRLDLSKVLFVCTANTLDSIPGPLLDRMEVIRLSGYITEEKVAIAKRHLWPKQLEKAGVAKNSLSITDGALRALIDGYAREAGVRQLEKQLGKLVRKAVVKLLDEPDSVIKIGNKDLESSLGMPVFRNEQVLSGTGVITGLAWTSMGGATLPIEATRIHTLNRGFKLTGQLGEVMKESAEIAYSYISSNLKSFGGDPKFFDEAFVHLHVPEGATPKDGPSAGVTMASALLSLARNQPPKKGVAMTGELTLTGHVLPIGGVREKVIAARRQKIHELILPEPNRGSFEELPEYLKEGMTVHFAKRFADVAKVLF comes from the coding sequence ATGAGCGACCAGCAAGAATTCCCCGATATCGACCTCAACGACTACGCCGACCCCGAAAACGCTGAAACTCCGTCGTCCAACACCGGCCTGGCCCTGCCTGGGCAAAATCTGCCGGACAAGGTCTATATCATCCCGATCCACAACCGGCCGTTCTTCCCGGCGCAAGTGTTGCCGGTGATCGTCAATGAAGAGCCCTGGGCCGAGACCCTGGAGCTGGTGAGCAAATCCGACCACCACTCCCTGGCGCTGTTCTTCATGGACACGCCGCCCGAAGACCCGCGGCATTTCGATACCTCTGCCCTGCCGTTGTACGGCACCCTGGTCAAGGTGCATCACGCCAGCCGCGAAAACGGCAAGCTGCAGTTCGTTGCCCAGGGCCTGACCCGCGTGCGCATCAAGACCTGGCTCAAGCACCACCGCCCACCGTATCTGGTGGAGGTCGAATACCCGCACCAGCCCAGCGAGCCGACCGATGAGGTCAAGGCCTACGGCATGGCCCTGATCAATGCGATCAAGGAACTGCTGCCGCTCAACCCGCTGTACAGCGAAGAGCTGAAGAACTACCTCAACCGCTTCAGCCCCAACGACCCGTCGCCCCTGACCGACTTCGCCGCCGCGCTGACCTCGGCCACCGGTAACGAGTTGCAGGAAGTGCTGGACTGCGTGCCAATGCTCAAGCGCATGGAAAAAGTGTTGCCGATGCTGCGCAAAGAGGTGGAAGTCGCGCGCCTGCAAAAGGAAATCTCCGCCGAGGTGAACCGCAAGATCGGCGAGCACCAGCGCGAGTTTTTCCTCAAGGAACAACTCAAGGTGATCCAGCAGGAGCTGGGGCTGACCAAGGACGATCGCAGCGCCGACGTCGAACAGTTCGAGCAGCGCCTGGAAGGCAAGGTGCTGCCGGCCCAGGCGCAGAAACGCATTGATGAAGAGCTGAACAAGCTGTCGATCCTCGAAACCGGCTCGCCGGAATACGCGGTCACGCGTAACTACCTGGACTGGGCGACCTCGGTGCCGTGGGGCGTGTATGGCGAGGACAAACTCGACCTCAAACACGCACGCAAAGTCCTGGATAAACACCATGCGGGGCTGGACGACATCAAGAGTCGCATCCTCGAGTTCCTCGCGGTCGGCGCCTATAAAGGCGAAGTCGCCGGTTCCATCGTGCTGTTGGTAGGCCCGCCGGGTGTGGGCAAAACCAGCGTCGGCAAATCCATCGCCGAGTCTCTGGGGCGGCCGTTCTACCGTTTCAGCGTCGGCGGCATGCGCGACGAGGCCGAAATCAAGGGCCATCGCCGCACCTACATCGGCGCCCTGCCGGGCAAGCTGGTGCAGGCGCTCAAGGATGTGGAGGTGATGAACCCGGTGATCATGCTCGACGAGATCGACAAGATGGGCCAGAGCTACCAGGGCGACCCGGCGTCGGCCCTGCTGGAGACCCTCGACCCGGAACAGAACGTCGAATTCCTCGATCACTACCTGGACCTGCGCCTGGACCTGTCCAAAGTGCTGTTCGTGTGCACCGCCAACACCCTGGACTCGATCCCCGGCCCGTTGCTGGACCGTATGGAAGTGATTCGCCTGTCGGGCTATATCACCGAAGAAAAAGTCGCCATTGCCAAGCGTCACCTGTGGCCAAAGCAGTTGGAAAAAGCCGGCGTGGCCAAGAACAGCCTGAGCATCACCGATGGCGCCCTGCGCGCGCTGATCGACGGCTATGCCCGTGAAGCCGGGGTGCGCCAGTTGGAGAAGCAACTGGGCAAGCTGGTGCGCAAGGCGGTGGTCAAGCTGCTGGATGAGCCGGACTCGGTGATCAAGATCGGCAACAAGGACCTGGAAAGCTCCCTGGGCATGCCGGTGTTCCGCAACGAGCAGGTACTGTCGGGCACGGGTGTCATCACCGGCCTGGCCTGGACCAGCATGGGCGGCGCGACCTTGCCGATCGAGGCGACGCGTATCCACACGCTCAATCGTGGGTTCAAGCTCACCGGGCAGTTGGGTGAAGTGATGAAGGAATCCGCCGAAATCGCCTATAGCTACATCAGCTCCAACCTGAAGTCGTTTGGCGGTGACCCGAAGTTCTTCGACGAAGCCTTCGTGCACCTGCACGTGCCGGAAGGCGCCACGCCCAAGGACGGCCCGAGTGCCGGGGTGACCATGGCCAGTGCGCTGCTCTCGCTGGCGCGCAACCAGCCGCCGAAAAAAGGCGTGGCCATGACCGGCGAACTGACCCTGACCGGGCACGTACTGCCGATTGGTGGCGTGCGCGAGAAGGTGATTGCGGCGCGGCGCCAGAAGATCCATGAACTGATCCTGCCGGAGCCCAACCGGGGCAGCTTTGAAGAATTGCCGGAGTACCTCAAGGAAGGCATGACGGTGCACTTTGCCAAGCGCTTTGCGGATGTGGCGAAGGTGTTGTTCTGA
- a CDS encoding IS110 family transposase, with product MAMTVSQSIIGVDVAKAEVVVYQSETAETKIVSNKKSELKAWLKSLPAGSAIAIEATNIYHVDTVNLAHSMGHIVYVIDGYRLSHYRKGTGGRAKTDFSDAQLLARYLKNEQADLRAWNPPPKIYTKLQSLLRRRAALVKMRVALNQSWAGEPSLKASSKSISACLDRHEGLIEKRILDAVTEAGLLHQVKRCQAVEGIGFLTAVALVMAFQRGEFESADAYIAFLGMDLRVSDSGQMSGRRSLSKKGDSEIRRLLHNAASAGIRSEAWKPLYEGYLARGLKTTQALVIIGRKLARIAFSLMKNLSEYQSKAVLGASPKP from the coding sequence ATGGCAATGACTGTCTCGCAATCAATCATTGGAGTGGATGTCGCTAAAGCCGAAGTAGTTGTTTATCAAAGTGAAACTGCTGAAACAAAGATCGTATCGAACAAGAAAAGCGAGCTGAAGGCATGGCTGAAGTCTTTGCCTGCGGGCAGCGCCATCGCAATTGAAGCCACCAATATCTATCACGTGGATACCGTCAACTTGGCTCATTCGATGGGCCATATCGTTTACGTGATTGATGGATATCGCCTTAGCCATTACCGCAAAGGCACAGGTGGTCGCGCTAAAACAGACTTCAGTGATGCGCAGTTGCTGGCTCGCTACTTGAAGAATGAACAGGCTGATTTACGCGCCTGGAATCCGCCGCCGAAGATTTATACCAAGCTTCAAAGCTTGCTGCGTCGACGCGCAGCGCTGGTGAAAATGCGTGTTGCACTGAATCAGAGCTGGGCGGGCGAGCCATCACTCAAGGCCTCGTCCAAGAGCATTTCAGCGTGTCTTGATAGGCATGAGGGGCTCATTGAGAAAAGGATATTAGATGCTGTTACTGAGGCGGGGCTTTTGCATCAGGTCAAGCGCTGCCAAGCCGTCGAGGGCATTGGTTTTCTGACAGCGGTTGCCCTGGTAATGGCGTTTCAGCGAGGAGAATTTGAAAGTGCTGACGCTTACATCGCGTTCTTGGGAATGGACTTGAGAGTATCCGATTCCGGGCAAATGAGCGGACGCCGCTCATTGAGCAAGAAGGGAGATTCAGAGATACGCAGATTGCTGCATAACGCGGCGTCAGCAGGTATCAGGTCAGAAGCCTGGAAACCTTTATACGAGGGTTATCTAGCCAGGGGCCTGAAAACGACTCAAGCCCTGGTCATCATTGGCCGCAAGCTGGCGCGCATCGCCTTTTCGCTCATGAAAAACCTGAGCGAATACCAGTCAAAAGCGGTTTTGGGGGCTTCCCCAAAACCATAG
- a CDS encoding protease inhibitor I42 family protein produces MTAARLLLPLSLALLAACASAPKQNVTVEKQSACPLKLKAGQNLTLTLPSNPTTGYRWAIQDSAGGVLRSLGPEVYSNPEDAGVVGAAGQSTWRFQAFTAGTGRLRLTSQQPWAPEVNPVDTFDCAITVN; encoded by the coding sequence ATGACCGCTGCCCGCCTGCTTCTTCCGCTAAGCCTCGCCCTGCTCGCGGCTTGCGCCAGTGCACCGAAGCAAAACGTCACCGTCGAAAAACAGAGCGCCTGCCCGCTCAAGCTCAAGGCCGGGCAAAACCTGACCCTGACCTTGCCGAGCAACCCCACCACCGGTTATCGCTGGGCGATCCAGGATTCGGCCGGCGGCGTGCTGCGCAGCCTCGGCCCCGAGGTCTACAGCAACCCCGAGGACGCCGGCGTAGTGGGTGCCGCCGGGCAATCCACCTGGCGCTTCCAGGCCTTTACCGCAGGCACTGGCCGCCTGCGCCTGACCTCCCAACAACCCTGGGCCCCGGAAGTGAATCCGGTGGACACCTTTGACTGCGCCATTACGGTGAACTGA
- a CDS encoding lysoplasmalogenase, with product MPWMILALMGAGTFIYGLSTHATLLCLLVKPLPVLALLGWLHDAPPSDYRRWISLGLIFSVVGDVLLAWPGDLFIFGLGAFLFAHLAYLKAYFSDCRRPALLPLALALGVGAILLSILISHGLGDLLIPVVVYALVISAMLWRALARLGSDVPKRSAQLAAVGAALFVFSDTLIGINRFVVTFDAAPYLLIITYWLGQWGITASAFSQPRRTPLT from the coding sequence ATGCCATGGATGATTCTTGCGTTGATGGGTGCGGGTACCTTTATCTACGGTCTGAGCACGCATGCCACCTTGCTGTGCCTGTTGGTCAAGCCGCTGCCGGTACTGGCGCTGTTGGGTTGGCTGCATGATGCGCCGCCCAGTGACTATCGACGCTGGATCAGCCTGGGGTTGATCTTCTCCGTGGTGGGCGATGTGTTGCTGGCCTGGCCCGGCGACCTGTTTATCTTCGGCCTGGGCGCGTTTTTGTTCGCGCACCTGGCGTATCTCAAAGCCTACTTCAGCGACTGCCGGCGCCCGGCCCTGTTGCCGCTGGCCTTGGCCCTGGGGGTTGGGGCGATCCTGTTGAGCATCCTGATATCCCACGGCCTGGGCGACTTGCTGATTCCGGTGGTGGTGTATGCGCTGGTGATCAGCGCCATGCTCTGGCGTGCACTGGCGCGCCTGGGCAGCGACGTACCCAAGCGCTCGGCGCAGTTGGCGGCCGTCGGCGCGGCGTTGTTTGTGTTTTCCGACACGCTGATCGGCATCAACCGCTTTGTGGTGACCTTCGATGCCGCACCGTACCTGTTGATCATCACCTACTGGTTGGGACAGTGGGGCATCACCGCATCGGCCTTTTCCCAGCCGCGCCGCACGCCCCTGACCTGA
- the cmoA gene encoding carboxy-S-adenosyl-L-methionine synthase CmoA, giving the protein MSKEPDRLFAQPLPQVPDFAFNEDVVRVFPDMIKRSVPGYPTIVENLGVLAAQFAQPGSVLYDLGSSLGAVTQALRRHVRTDGCRVIAVDNSAAMVERCREYLNGQDSMFQELLPVEVIEGDILALEFQPASVVALNFTLQFIAPEERLALLGRIRQSLLPGGALILSEKLRFNDPEEHALLTDLHVAFKRANGYSELEIAQKRSAIENVMKPDSLEEHRERLLAAGFSKVVPWFQCLNFASLIALP; this is encoded by the coding sequence GTGAGCAAAGAACCCGATCGCCTATTCGCCCAGCCCTTGCCCCAGGTGCCGGACTTCGCCTTTAACGAGGACGTGGTGCGGGTGTTCCCGGACATGATCAAGCGCTCGGTGCCCGGTTACCCGACGATTGTCGAGAACCTCGGCGTGCTGGCGGCGCAGTTTGCCCAGCCGGGCAGCGTGCTGTACGACCTGGGTTCGTCCCTGGGCGCGGTGACCCAGGCCCTGCGTCGCCACGTGCGCACCGACGGTTGCCGGGTGATCGCTGTGGATAACTCGGCGGCGATGGTCGAGCGCTGCCGCGAATACCTCAACGGCCAGGACTCGATGTTCCAGGAGCTGCTGCCGGTGGAGGTGATCGAAGGCGATATCCTCGCCCTAGAGTTCCAGCCGGCCTCGGTGGTGGCGCTGAATTTCACCCTGCAATTTATCGCCCCCGAGGAGCGCCTGGCCTTGCTCGGGCGGATTCGCCAATCGCTGCTGCCCGGTGGCGCGCTGATTCTCTCGGAAAAACTGCGCTTCAATGATCCCGAAGAACATGCATTGCTCACCGATCTGCACGTAGCGTTCAAACGCGCCAACGGCTACAGCGAACTGGAAATCGCCCAGAAGCGCAGCGCCATCGAAAACGTCATGAAGCCCGACAGCCTCGAAGAACACCGCGAACGCCTGCTGGCGGCCGGGTTCTCGAAAGTCGTGCCGTGGTTCCAGTGTCTTAACTTTGCCTCGTTGATTGCCTTGCCATGA
- the cmoB gene encoding tRNA 5-methoxyuridine(34)/uridine 5-oxyacetic acid(34) synthase CmoB produces the protein MIDLSPLARHLVGTPLAVWAQGLQAQLDAKMEKGHGDLARWQSALDALPKILPSEVDLLNGLTLDTDCDDTTREQMHAALMGLSPWRKGPFNLFGVHVDTEWRSDWKWSRVAPHLNLAGKRILDVGCGNGYYMWRMLGAGADSVIGVDPNWLFFCQFQAVQRYLSAPNAWHLPFPFEDLPPNMEGFDTVFSMGVFYHRRSPIEHLLALKDCLVKGGELVLETLVIEGDQQQVLVPEDRYAQMRNVWFLPSVPALMLWLRRAGFTEVRCVDVSVTTVEEQRGTEWMKYQSLSDFLDPEDHSKTIEGLPAPMRAVIIAKK, from the coding sequence ATGATTGATCTGTCCCCCCTCGCCCGCCATCTGGTCGGCACTCCCCTGGCCGTGTGGGCCCAGGGCCTGCAAGCACAACTCGATGCAAAAATGGAAAAGGGCCATGGCGACCTGGCGCGCTGGCAAAGTGCGCTGGATGCGCTGCCCAAGATCCTGCCAAGCGAAGTCGACCTGCTGAACGGCCTGACCCTCGACACCGATTGCGATGACACAACCCGTGAGCAGATGCATGCCGCGCTGATGGGCCTGAGCCCGTGGCGCAAAGGCCCGTTCAACCTGTTCGGGGTGCACGTGGACACCGAATGGCGCTCGGACTGGAAATGGTCGCGGGTCGCGCCGCACCTGAACCTTGCGGGCAAGCGCATCCTCGATGTGGGCTGTGGCAACGGCTACTACATGTGGCGCATGCTCGGCGCCGGCGCCGACAGTGTGATTGGCGTGGACCCCAACTGGTTGTTCTTCTGCCAGTTCCAGGCGGTGCAGCGCTACCTGTCGGCGCCCAACGCCTGGCACCTGCCCTTCCCGTTCGAAGACCTGCCGCCGAACATGGAAGGTTTTGACACGGTGTTCTCCATGGGCGTGTTTTACCACCGCCGCTCGCCGATCGAGCATTTGTTGGCGCTCAAGGATTGCCTGGTCAAGGGCGGCGAACTGGTGCTGGAAACGCTGGTGATCGAGGGCGATCAACAACAGGTACTGGTGCCGGAAGACCGTTACGCGCAGATGCGCAATGTGTGGTTCCTGCCCTCGGTGCCGGCGCTGATGCTATGGCTGCGGCGTGCCGGCTTCACTGAGGTGCGCTGCGTGGATGTGAGCGTGACCACGGTCGAGGAACAACGCGGGACAGAGTGGATGAAGTATCAGTCCCTGAGTGACTTCCTCGATCCTGAGGATCACAGCAAGACGATTGAAGGGCTGCCGGCGCCGATGCGCGCGGTGATCATCGCCAAGAAGTAA
- the tadA gene encoding tRNA adenosine(34) deaminase TadA, which yields MRQIRPTAIIDRSRDQDFMREALALAAQGAALGEVPVGAVLVQDGEIIGRGFNCPISGSDPSAHAEMVAIRAAAQAVSNYRLPGSTLYVTLEPCSMCAGLIVHSRIARVVYGALEPKAGIVQSQGQFFTQGFLNHRVMYEGGVLAEECGAVLSEFFKARRAKP from the coding sequence ATGCGCCAGATACGCCCGACGGCGATTATCGACCGCAGCCGCGACCAGGACTTTATGCGCGAAGCCCTGGCCCTCGCCGCCCAGGGCGCGGCCCTCGGCGAAGTGCCGGTGGGTGCGGTGCTGGTGCAGGACGGCGAAATCATCGGGCGCGGCTTCAACTGCCCGATCAGCGGCAGCGACCCCAGCGCCCACGCCGAGATGGTCGCCATCCGCGCGGCGGCCCAGGCCGTCAGCAACTACCGCCTGCCGGGCAGCACCCTGTATGTGACCCTGGAGCCGTGCAGCATGTGCGCCGGGCTGATCGTCCACTCGCGCATCGCGCGGGTGGTGTACGGCGCGCTGGAGCCCAAGGCGGGGATTGTGCAAAGCCAGGGGCAATTCTTTACCCAGGGCTTTCTCAATCATCGGGTGATGTATGAAGGCGGGGTGCTGGCCGAGGAGTGCGGAGCGGTGTTGAGTGAGTTCTTCAAGGCGCGCCGGGCTAAACCCTGA